A region of Roseobacter litoralis Och 149 DNA encodes the following proteins:
- a CDS encoding proton-conducting transporter membrane subunit, whose translation MLHAVLPFLAPLALIFAAVLAFRGQQLRPVQTLRGVEAASLAALAVAVVSGVLLILNGPITSGLIGLSGLGFSIRLDAVSAVMLLLVTFVGWVVVRFAATYMDGEPLQGPFTGWLCATLGAVMLLVIAGNIVQLTLAWVATSIFLHKLLLHYPDRVAAQRAARKKWVTARAGDVALLVAAVLLYRQYGTGDIADILAAARAGEGLDTAVYIAGALMLAAILKSAQFPMHGWLTEVMETPTPVSALLHAGVINAGGFLLIRFADVMILSPAVLAVLIIIGGFTALFGGLVMLTQSAVKTSLAWSTVAQMGFMMLQCGLALFPLALLHIVAHSLYKAHAFLASGMAVDGVASIRRPGPVAIPNGKAVGRAFVIALAIYAVVGFIFGVAGKSPQAIVLGAILIFGVAYLLAQGLADAAPKVLTQRTAAYSVAAAFGYFALQTAAEWLMFGTLPATPAPGPLEWALIVLALLSFGIVAIAQAMFPLWAYHPAAAGLRVHLSNGLYANAVFDKLLRSWSTKRAS comes from the coding sequence TTGTTACACGCTGTCCTGCCGTTTCTGGCACCCCTTGCCCTGATCTTTGCCGCCGTCCTCGCCTTTCGTGGACAGCAGTTACGACCTGTTCAGACGTTGCGCGGTGTTGAGGCTGCGTCGCTCGCCGCTTTGGCCGTTGCGGTTGTTTCCGGTGTGTTACTTATCCTGAATGGTCCGATAACCAGCGGGCTTATTGGTCTTTCGGGTCTGGGCTTTTCCATCCGGCTTGATGCGGTGAGCGCGGTCATGCTGCTGCTTGTCACCTTTGTGGGCTGGGTCGTGGTGCGTTTTGCCGCGACCTACATGGATGGCGAGCCGCTGCAAGGGCCATTTACCGGCTGGCTCTGTGCCACCTTGGGGGCTGTGATGCTCCTGGTGATTGCGGGCAATATCGTGCAGCTGACGCTCGCGTGGGTTGCAACGAGCATCTTCCTGCACAAGCTGCTGCTGCATTATCCCGACCGGGTTGCTGCACAGCGGGCCGCACGCAAGAAATGGGTCACTGCGCGGGCTGGGGATGTGGCACTGCTGGTCGCGGCTGTTCTGCTCTATCGTCAGTATGGCACCGGTGACATCGCGGATATCCTCGCAGCCGCCAGAGCGGGGGAGGGGCTGGACACCGCCGTCTACATCGCAGGTGCGCTGATGCTGGCGGCGATCCTCAAATCGGCACAGTTTCCCATGCATGGCTGGCTGACCGAAGTCATGGAAACCCCAACCCCAGTGTCGGCGCTGCTGCATGCAGGTGTGATCAATGCAGGGGGATTTTTGCTGATCCGGTTTGCGGATGTGATGATCCTGTCGCCAGCCGTTCTGGCGGTCCTGATCATCATCGGTGGCTTTACCGCGCTGTTCGGCGGTCTAGTGATGCTGACGCAGTCGGCGGTCAAGACGTCACTGGCGTGGTCCACCGTGGCGCAGATGGGGTTCATGATGCTGCAATGCGGTCTGGCGCTGTTCCCGCTCGCGCTGCTGCATATTGTGGCCCACTCGCTTTATAAGGCGCATGCCTTTCTGGCCTCTGGCATGGCGGTGGATGGGGTTGCCTCCATTCGTCGTCCCGGGCCTGTCGCCATCCCGAATGGCAAGGCGGTCGGGCGTGCCTTTGTGATTGCGCTGGCGATCTATGCGGTCGTCGGGTTCATCTTTGGTGTCGCCGGAAAGTCGCCGCAGGCCATCGTGCTGGGGGCCATCCTGATTTTCGGCGTGGCTTACCTGTTGGCGCAGGGGCTGGCGGATGCCGCCCCAAAGGTTCTGACACAGCGCACCGCCGCCTATTCGGTCGCCGCCGCATTCGGGTATTTCGCGCTACAAACCGCGGCGGAGTGGCTGATGTTTGGCACATTGCCCGCCACACCGGCACCGGGCCCGCTGGAATGGGCGCTGATCGTTCTGGCCCTGCTCAGCTTTGGCATCGTTGCGATTGCGCAGGCGATGTTCCCGCTCTGGGCCTATCACCCTGCCGCCGCCGGATTACGGGTGCATCTGTCCAACGGGCTTTATGCCAATGCCGTCTTCGACAAGCTGCTGCGCAGCTGGTCAACCAAACGTGCTTCCTGA
- a CDS encoding N-acetylmuramoyl-L-alanine amidase, with protein sequence MLSISDDFADGAKRITSLGAGNPMTPTRIVVHYTAGSSLSGAVNALKSRGLSYNVLVDLDGSLHQARAFNRRAGHAGRSNFKATSGLKNQSSLNGSTIAISLVNLGFHEHFSGGHWWYARSSGKLRGPKVVDVEANKMSSIYNPGLVMHWVPYTDAQVASCEALIEALVAKYPSITEIVGHDDVSINAKLDPGPALPTQAWREKFNMQGDLGLEAAVNSPDGTLNMRDRPAYLGGRVVKVLSQGDKVHIRSVAYSSGRSSAALINSSGRALTGWASIDVEGDNKHHGFVYMGYLTKTPLHADYARKLLEGAAVF encoded by the coding sequence ATGCTTTCTATTTCCGATGATTTTGCCGATGGTGCGAAGAGAATTACGAGTTTGGGGGCCGGTAACCCGATGACGCCAACGCGCATCGTTGTGCATTACACTGCCGGTTCCAGCCTGTCAGGGGCCGTTAACGCGCTCAAATCCCGCGGTCTTTCCTATAATGTGCTGGTCGATCTGGATGGCAGCCTGCATCAGGCGCGTGCGTTCAACCGGCGTGCAGGTCACGCGGGGCGCAGTAATTTCAAAGCGACATCCGGCCTAAAGAACCAATCGTCCCTGAATGGGTCAACCATTGCGATCAGTCTCGTCAATCTGGGCTTTCATGAACATTTTTCCGGGGGGCACTGGTGGTATGCCAGATCCAGCGGCAAGCTGCGCGGGCCAAAAGTGGTGGATGTCGAGGCCAACAAGATGTCGTCGATCTATAATCCGGGGCTGGTGATGCATTGGGTGCCTTACACGGACGCGCAGGTGGCGTCTTGTGAGGCGCTGATCGAGGCGCTGGTGGCCAAATACCCGAGCATCACCGAAATCGTCGGCCATGATGATGTGTCGATCAACGCCAAACTTGATCCCGGCCCCGCCTTGCCGACCCAAGCGTGGCGCGAAAAGTTCAACATGCAGGGCGACCTCGGGCTTGAGGCGGCGGTGAATTCTCCCGATGGGACGCTGAATATGCGCGACCGGCCCGCGTACCTTGGCGGGCGCGTGGTCAAGGTGCTGTCGCAGGGGGACAAGGTTCATATCCGCTCTGTTGCATATTCGAGCGGGCGCAGCAGTGCGGCGCTGATCAATTCATCCGGGCGGGCACTGACCGGTTGGGCGTCCATTGATGTGGAGGGCGACAATAAACACCATGGGTTCGTGTACATGGGCTATCTGACGAAAACGCCTTTGCACGCTGACTATGCGCGCAAGCTTCTGGAAGGCGCCGCTGTTTTCTAA
- the argE gene encoding acetylornithine deacetylase, translated as MPHPTRTLALLDRLVAFPTVSRDSNLDLIDWAEALLSGCGFEVTRIWSPARDKAGLFARIGPRIDGGICLSGHTDVVPVEGQNWTRPAFKLTQEGGRVFGRGATDMKGFLASALAMAEHAQSRCLKAPLSLVLSYDEEIGCVGLREMLPELKPLIARPDVVIVGEPTAMQIAIGHKGKSALDITCHGQAGHSALAPQFVNAIHVASHFVTELQALQARLAEGVKDDAYDIPYSTIHVGQISGGQALNIVPDLVTLSMEFRHLADASPGDILAEINAAATRSTQAFAPGGAVTIKQRTSYPGLCVAPDAPAIDWARKITQGGETTKVAFGTEAGFFAELGLNTLVIGPGDMARDGHKADEGLDLAQLDQCDAMMTRVLQDLTG; from the coding sequence ATGCCGCACCCCACCCGCACTCTGGCGTTGCTCGACAGATTGGTGGCCTTTCCGACGGTCAGCCGTGACAGCAACCTCGATCTGATCGACTGGGCCGAGGCGCTGCTGAGCGGGTGCGGCTTTGAGGTGACGCGGATCTGGTCACCGGCGCGCGACAAGGCAGGGCTTTTTGCGCGGATCGGACCTCGGATCGACGGGGGCATCTGCCTGTCAGGTCATACCGATGTTGTGCCTGTCGAGGGGCAAAACTGGACCCGCCCAGCCTTCAAGCTCACGCAAGAGGGGGGGCGCGTTTTTGGGCGCGGGGCGACGGATATGAAGGGGTTTCTGGCCTCTGCCCTCGCCATGGCGGAACATGCACAGTCGAGATGCCTGAAAGCCCCGCTCAGCCTCGTTTTGTCCTATGATGAAGAGATCGGCTGCGTCGGGCTGCGCGAGATGCTGCCAGAGCTGAAGCCCCTTATCGCGAGACCCGATGTCGTAATCGTCGGCGAGCCGACCGCCATGCAGATCGCCATCGGGCACAAGGGCAAATCAGCGTTGGACATCACATGCCACGGGCAGGCAGGTCACAGCGCGCTGGCCCCGCAATTCGTCAATGCGATCCATGTGGCGTCCCATTTCGTGACCGAATTGCAAGCACTTCAGGCCAGACTGGCCGAGGGAGTCAAAGACGATGCCTATGACATCCCCTATTCCACGATCCATGTCGGGCAGATTTCCGGCGGGCAAGCGCTGAACATCGTGCCAGACCTTGTGACGCTGAGCATGGAATTCCGGCATCTTGCCGATGCATCACCCGGCGACATTCTGGCCGAGATCAACGCCGCCGCCACGCGCAGCACACAAGCCTTCGCCCCGGGCGGCGCAGTGACGATAAAGCAGCGCACCAGCTATCCGGGATTGTGCGTTGCACCGGATGCCCCGGCGATTGATTGGGCCCGCAAGATAACCCAAGGGGGAGAGACGACCAAGGTTGCCTTTGGCACCGAGGCCGGTTTTTTCGCCGAACTTGGATTGAACACGCTGGTGATTGGGCCGGGCGATATGGCGCGCGACGGGCATAAAGCGGATGAGGGTCTCGACCTTGCGCAACTTGATCAATGCGATGCAATGATGACGCGTGTGCTGCAGGATCTGACCGGCTAA
- a CDS encoding LysR family transcriptional regulator, with product MSEFNYHHLRYFWAVAHDGNLTRTAERLNLSQSAVSIQIKQLEAQLGHALFERRGRQLILTEAGRIALDHADAIFSAGRELVGTLEEQGRERQAIRIGSLATLSRNFQMEFLRPILDRSDVDIILRSGTSADLLRALEALNLDIVLINQPPARDAVTPFVSHRLSEQPVSLVGTPARLTGNRSLPELLSTEPVILPIADTGIRIGFDAWTERLGIRPQIAAEVDDMAMMRLLAREGVGLAVLPPIVVQDELNSGRLIEVGQLPDIGETFYAVTITRRFPNPILSDLLKSRAL from the coding sequence ATGTCTGAATTCAATTATCACCACTTGCGATACTTCTGGGCGGTGGCCCATGACGGCAATCTGACCCGCACGGCAGAACGGCTCAACCTGTCGCAATCCGCCGTTTCCATCCAGATCAAGCAGCTTGAGGCGCAGCTTGGCCATGCGCTGTTTGAACGGCGGGGGCGCCAGTTGATCCTGACCGAAGCGGGCCGGATCGCGCTGGATCATGCGGATGCGATTTTTTCGGCCGGACGCGAATTGGTGGGCACGCTGGAGGAACAAGGACGCGAGCGGCAGGCGATCCGCATCGGGTCCCTCGCAACCCTGTCGCGCAATTTTCAGATGGAGTTTCTGCGCCCAATTCTGGACCGGTCGGATGTGGATATCATCCTGCGCTCTGGCACCAGCGCCGATCTGTTGCGCGCGCTTGAGGCGTTGAACCTAGATATCGTGCTGATCAACCAGCCCCCGGCGCGCGATGCGGTGACCCCATTCGTATCGCACCGTTTGTCCGAACAGCCCGTCAGCCTTGTGGGCACGCCCGCGCGGCTGACCGGGAACCGCAGCCTGCCCGAACTGCTGAGCACAGAGCCGGTCATTCTGCCCATTGCAGACACCGGTATTCGGATCGGGTTCGATGCGTGGACGGAACGTTTGGGCATCAGACCCCAGATCGCCGCAGAGGTCGACGATATGGCCATGATGCGGCTGCTCGCGCGCGAGGGCGTTGGCCTCGCAGTTCTGCCGCCGATTGTCGTGCAGGATGAGCTGAACAGCGGTCGGCTGATCGAAGTGGGCCAGCTGCCCGATATTGGTGAGACCTTTTACGCGGTCACGATCACGCGCCGCTTTCCCAATCCGATCTTGAGCGACCTGCTGAAAAGCCGCGCGCTTTGA
- a CDS encoding LysR family transcriptional regulator, whose product MSYLDNIRTFVRVYELGSMSAAGRDLRISPAVTSSRISQLEDHLSVRLFQRTTRSLTPTEQGKAFYGGACEILSSVENAEAQVVDITENPKGALYVAAPLGLGRRLIAPQVPAFLAAYPEVSIRLRLTDRKVDLTTEGLDLAFFLGQPADSTLRIRKIADVPRILCAAPSYIAARGNPTSGDELVADRHECLNLRFPGATEFQWRLRTEEGLKKYRVTGRYESDDGDVLTDWALAGHGITLKPVFEISDHLKAGRLVPVAAKTPPEPSQMACLFTHRKGQDPKTRLFMDFVIERIAASVRDGSDPTYSV is encoded by the coding sequence ATGTCGTATCTGGATAACATTCGCACCTTTGTCCGTGTCTACGAATTAGGCAGTATGTCCGCCGCCGGGCGCGATCTGCGTATTTCGCCCGCAGTGACGTCATCGCGCATCTCGCAACTTGAGGACCACCTCAGCGTGCGTTTGTTTCAGCGCACCACACGCAGCCTGACCCCGACCGAACAGGGCAAGGCGTTTTATGGCGGGGCCTGCGAAATTCTCAGCTCGGTCGAAAATGCCGAAGCACAAGTCGTTGATATCACCGAAAACCCCAAGGGCGCGCTTTATGTTGCGGCACCGCTTGGTTTGGGGCGACGCCTGATCGCGCCGCAGGTGCCTGCGTTTCTGGCGGCCTACCCGGAGGTCAGCATCCGTTTGCGCCTGACCGACCGCAAGGTTGATCTGACCACCGAAGGGCTGGATCTCGCGTTTTTCCTCGGCCAGCCTGCGGACAGCACCCTGCGCATCCGAAAAATCGCGGATGTGCCGCGCATTCTTTGTGCGGCCCCCAGTTATATCGCGGCGCGCGGCAACCCAACGTCTGGTGATGAACTGGTTGCGGACCGGCACGAATGCCTCAACTTGCGGTTTCCCGGCGCGACAGAGTTTCAGTGGCGGCTCAGGACGGAGGAGGGTTTGAAAAAATACCGTGTCACGGGGCGGTACGAATCTGATGACGGGGATGTTCTGACAGACTGGGCGCTGGCCGGGCACGGCATTACGCTCAAGCCTGTGTTTGAAATCAGTGACCACCTCAAGGCCGGGCGGCTGGTGCCAGTGGCGGCGAAAACCCCGCCCGAACCCAGCCAGATGGCCTGCCTTTTCACACACAGAAAGGGGCAGGACCCAAAAACACGTCTGTTCATGGATTTCGTGATTGAACGCATCGCCGCATCCGTGCGCGACGGCTCTGATCCGACCTATAGCGTCTGA
- a CDS encoding YbcC family protein: MNTNSELSLENLNAAGDAAARAIPPLWPLASSVAVNPYLGQTAETLAQAGARLGRVGGVSVTMPRAWYAARIADGTITDADLSAALAVNPTAAADPEALKARAEQPESAQKPLPTLADLAAEASGIDWPGILADRIGLWAAGYFDQGQALWAAPHRRGAYDAWRQYATHDLTPEIAGLSGFAQFVSETPDTADQASTRAANRLGLSDAALETYLHQLLFTLGGWGQVARYRLWQAELAGKSDATITDMLTIRLLWEEALFTQYEEEIGAEWQKVVAAHAAPVLSDADLQVNAVLQEAWERAGQRDLAETFSMPAPKADDTRPALQAAFCIDVRSEVFRRALESLTPEIKTLGFAGFFGLTPAHKGFASDVDELRLPVLLNPGLTSTSQGDDAEADQTARFKARASRAWGRFKLAAVSSFAFVEATGPIYAGKLVRDALNMAPNDVPGGPMPRLDPSVDLAAQTDAAETILRAMSFTDNFARLVVLAGHGANVVNNPFASGLHCGACGGYSGEVNARLLAGLLNNVDVRSGLVERGITIPEDTIFVGALHDTTTDAVTLYEADHPSKAHAADLKQAKAWFLSAGSVTRAERALRLPRADGTDDIALRSRDWAETRPEWALAGCKAFVAAPRQRTAGRSLEGRAFLHDYDWQQDKGFGVLELIMTAPVVVASWISLQYYGSTVSPDVFGSGNKLLHNVTGGIGVVEGNGGTLRTGLPWQSVHEGEDFAHEPLRLSVCIEAPREAMSDILKRHDGVRALFDNRWLHLFALDENGQMAWRYEGDLEWSQMPVASEAMPETEVAA; encoded by the coding sequence ATGAATACCAATTCCGAACTTTCGCTTGAAAACCTCAATGCTGCCGGTGATGCCGCCGCGCGTGCGATCCCGCCGCTCTGGCCACTCGCGTCCTCTGTCGCGGTCAACCCCTACCTCGGTCAGACCGCTGAAACGCTGGCGCAGGCAGGGGCGCGGCTGGGCCGTGTCGGGGGCGTGTCGGTCACGATGCCGCGCGCGTGGTATGCCGCGCGGATCGCGGATGGCACGATTACAGATGCGGACCTGTCGGCGGCTCTGGCCGTGAACCCGACAGCGGCGGCTGATCCGGAAGCCCTGAAAGCACGTGCCGAACAGCCCGAGAGCGCGCAGAAACCTTTGCCAACGCTGGCTGACCTTGCCGCCGAAGCATCCGGCATCGACTGGCCCGGCATCCTCGCGGATCGCATTGGTCTCTGGGCGGCGGGGTATTTTGATCAGGGTCAGGCGCTTTGGGCTGCGCCGCACAGGCGCGGGGCCTATGATGCATGGCGCCAATACGCGACCCATGACCTGACGCCCGAAATCGCCGGGCTGAGCGGTTTTGCGCAATTTGTCAGCGAAACGCCCGATACGGCGGATCAGGCAAGCACGCGGGCGGCAAACCGTTTGGGTCTGAGCGATGCCGCGCTTGAGACCTACCTGCATCAGCTGTTGTTCACGCTGGGCGGTTGGGGGCAAGTAGCGCGCTACCGGCTGTGGCAGGCAGAGCTTGCCGGCAAGAGCGATGCGACAATCACGGATATGCTGACGATCCGGCTGCTCTGGGAAGAAGCGCTTTTCACCCAATACGAAGAAGAGATCGGTGCCGAGTGGCAAAAGGTCGTGGCTGCACATGCCGCTCCCGTCTTGTCGGATGCGGATTTGCAGGTGAACGCGGTGCTGCAAGAGGCGTGGGAGCGGGCAGGTCAAAGAGATCTGGCCGAGACGTTTTCCATGCCCGCGCCCAAGGCTGACGACACGCGCCCTGCGCTGCAGGCAGCCTTTTGCATCGACGTGCGTTCAGAGGTCTTCAGGCGCGCGCTCGAAAGCCTGACGCCTGAAATCAAGACCCTTGGCTTTGCGGGTTTCTTTGGTTTGACGCCCGCGCATAAGGGTTTTGCCTCGGATGTGGATGAGTTGCGCCTGCCGGTTCTGCTCAACCCCGGTCTGACGTCCACGTCGCAGGGCGATGATGCAGAGGCGGATCAGACGGCCCGTTTCAAGGCCCGCGCCAGCCGGGCATGGGGCCGGTTCAAACTGGCGGCGGTTTCCTCTTTCGCCTTTGTGGAGGCGACGGGACCAATCTATGCGGGCAAACTGGTGCGCGATGCGCTCAACATGGCCCCGAATGACGTGCCGGGCGGGCCGATGCCCCGGCTGGACCCGTCGGTTGATCTGGCCGCGCAAACGGATGCGGCGGAAACCATTCTGCGGGCCATGTCGTTTACCGACAACTTTGCGCGTCTCGTCGTTCTGGCGGGACATGGGGCCAATGTGGTCAATAACCCTTTTGCAAGCGGGCTGCATTGCGGGGCCTGTGGCGGGTATTCGGGTGAGGTGAACGCGCGTCTGCTGGCCGGTTTGCTGAACAATGTGGACGTGCGCAGCGGGTTGGTTGAACGTGGGATTACGATCCCCGAAGATACGATCTTTGTCGGCGCGTTGCATGACACGACCACCGATGCGGTCACGCTTTATGAGGCGGATCATCCGTCAAAGGCGCATGCCGCTGACCTCAAACAGGCCAAGGCGTGGTTCCTGTCCGCAGGGTCCGTCACCCGCGCGGAACGTGCGCTGCGCTTGCCGCGGGCGGATGGGACTGACGATATCGCCCTGCGTTCCAGAGACTGGGCGGAAACCCGGCCGGAATGGGCCTTGGCCGGATGCAAGGCCTTTGTCGCGGCCCCGCGCCAGCGGACAGCGGGCAGGAGCCTTGAGGGGCGGGCGTTTCTGCATGACTACGATTGGCAGCAGGACAAGGGGTTCGGCGTGCTGGAATTGATCATGACCGCCCCCGTCGTTGTCGCCAGCTGGATCAGCCTGCAATATTATGGCTCGACCGTGTCGCCCGATGTGTTCGGCTCCGGCAACAAGCTTTTGCACAATGTCACAGGCGGCATCGGCGTCGTTGAGGGCAACGGCGGGACGCTGCGCACGGGCCTGCCATGGCAATCCGTGCATGAGGGTGAAGATTTCGCCCATGAGCCTTTGCGCCTGTCGGTTTGCATCGAAGCGCCGCGCGAAGCGATGAGTGATATTCTCAAGCGTCATGACGGGGTGCGGGCCTTGTTTGACAACCGCTGGCTGCATTTGTTCGCGCTGGATGAAAATGGCCAGATGGCGTGGCGCTATGAGGGCGACCTTGAATGGTCGCAGATGCCAGTCGCTTCTGAGGCCATGCCCGAAACCGAGGTGGCTGCGTAA
- a CDS encoding urate hydroxylase PuuD — MYDLAIIWDWIAFSVRWLHVITAMAWIGASFYFIALDLGLRKAAQMPAGCHGEEWQVHGGGFYHIQKYLVAPENMPEHLIWHKWQSYFTWISGAALLMIVYWVGGELYLLDPTKAELSLWQGIAISGGSLAIGWLCYDFLCRSKLGERPTVLMLLLFVILVVMSWGYNQIFTGRAALLHLGAFTATIMTANVFFIIMPNQRIVVKDLKEGRIPDAKYGKIAKLRSTHNNYLTLPVIFLMLSNHYPLSFGTQYAWIIASLIFLTGVTIRHYFNTMHATGKGPHWTWAVTVLLMMVIAWLSTVPGHETWEEAEARPLTAYEQRFASAEGFEAAYDTVVGNCSMCHAREPVWGRMQWAPKGVYLETEADVARHAGQIYLQAGISHAMPPPNALQMDAEARETLVAWVRAARSQ; from the coding sequence ATGTACGATCTGGCAATCATTTGGGACTGGATCGCCTTTTCGGTCCGGTGGCTGCATGTCATCACCGCGATGGCGTGGATCGGTGCATCGTTTTATTTCATCGCGCTTGATCTGGGGTTGCGCAAGGCGGCGCAGATGCCTGCCGGATGCCACGGTGAGGAATGGCAGGTGCATGGTGGCGGGTTTTACCACATTCAAAAGTACCTCGTCGCGCCTGAAAACATGCCGGAACACCTGATCTGGCATAAATGGCAGAGTTACTTCACCTGGATTTCCGGTGCCGCCCTCCTGATGATCGTCTATTGGGTCGGGGGGGAGCTTTACCTGCTGGACCCGACAAAGGCTGAGCTGTCCTTGTGGCAGGGTATCGCGATTTCCGGCGGCTCACTGGCGATTGGCTGGCTGTGTTATGACTTTTTGTGTCGCTCCAAGCTGGGCGAGAGGCCAACCGTGTTGATGCTGCTGTTGTTTGTCATCCTTGTGGTGATGTCATGGGGCTACAATCAGATATTCACCGGGCGTGCCGCGCTGTTGCATCTGGGGGCTTTCACCGCAACGATCATGACCGCGAATGTGTTTTTCATCATCATGCCCAACCAGCGGATCGTGGTCAAAGACCTCAAGGAGGGGCGCATACCGGATGCGAAATACGGAAAGATTGCCAAATTGCGCTCCACGCATAACAACTACCTGACGCTGCCTGTGATCTTTTTGATGCTCAGCAACCATTACCCGCTGTCCTTTGGCACGCAATATGCGTGGATCATCGCCAGTCTGATCTTTTTGACCGGGGTTACGATCCGGCATTATTTCAACACGATGCACGCCACCGGCAAGGGGCCGCATTGGACATGGGCCGTCACCGTCCTGTTGATGATGGTCATCGCCTGGCTCTCTACAGTGCCTGGTCACGAAACATGGGAAGAAGCAGAAGCGCGTCCGCTGACCGCCTATGAGCAGCGGTTTGCCTCGGCTGAAGGTTTTGAGGCGGCTTATGACACAGTCGTTGGCAATTGTTCCATGTGCCACGCGCGCGAACCCGTTTGGGGGCGCATGCAATGGGCGCCCAAAGGCGTTTATCTGGAAACCGAAGCGGATGTGGCACGCCATGCCGGTCAGATTTACCTGCAGGCCGGGATCAGCCACGCGATGCCGCCACCGAATGCCTTGCAGATGGATGCCGAAGCGCGCGAAACGCTTGTGGCTTGGGTACGCGCGGCGCGCAGCCAGTAG